The nucleotide sequence ATGCTCTAAAacgtcaaaaaatgaggaacggatGTGGCAGAGCGATAACTTTTGTTCATTAAGTCATTTTTATGGTCTCGCAATATTATAGGAGATTAGGAGGCAGTCACACGAAGTTAGCAAATGGCGTGGACTATATATCGCACGAAAGTTTGGGAATCGTCCTGAATTTcctttttatggccctaaaatgcaaaaaaatgaggaacggtcatggtaaaacgatgactattgttcattagatcattttttatagacccacaaaattttaggagattccgggccggtcgcccgaattcatgtaaATGACGTGgactatatagcacacgaaaatctgggaattgtcttgaattcttgttttatggccctaaaatactaaaaaatgatgaacagtcatggcgaagcaatggctattgttcattagatcattttttatgggcccgtAAAATTTGAGTATATTCGGAGTCGGTCGCCCGAATTCGTGTAGATGGTGTGAACGAATATCTAGAAATCGTCCtgaagccaaaaaaaaaaaaagaaggaacggtcatggcaaagcaatgactattgttcatttgATCGTTTTTATgggcccgtaaaattttaggatattcaGAGCTCGTCGCCCGAATTCCTGAAGATTGCGTGGATTAATAGCATACGAAAAATAAAAAAGCATcctgaattcttgttttatgaccctaaaacgccaaaaaaggaggaacggtcatcACAAAGCGATaaatattgttcattaggtcgtttcttattggcccacaaaattttagacgATTCTCCCTTGAATACATGAAGATGGGCACACAAAAAATATCGTCTTGAAtttctgttttatggccctaaaatgccaaaaagataGTAGTAGTCAAGAAGAatcaatgactattgttcattggGTCAAAATTATCATTCAATGGGAACTTATCCCTGCACTAAAAGTAACAACAACATTAAACCAAGTTAAATTTTACAAGTGGGATCTCatgagggtagtgtatacgcatcCCTTGCTCCTACCTGGGGAAGGTAGAGATGTTATTTTTGATAGACACTCGGctcaagaaagaagaaaaagaaacaataaaaataaGCAATATGACAACAAACTTTGCTCCCAGGCACGAGTCCCTAGGAAGGAGTCACAAACACTTTCTGGCGAGTGTGTCTACTATGTGATGTTAGTTTGTGTTTAGACCAACTTAGTTTTTTCTTCAATTATTCCTTAGTGATTATGTTAAAAACTTAATTCTCTTTTAATCATGGAAAACAGAATCTATTTTAACGCGGGTGGTAAGTCTTTTGATATTACAGAAAATAAAGATAGAGCAGAGGTTTGGTATGAATGGGTGGAGAGGAAGTCAAATTTCATGAGAAAGATAACTTTGAGTCGGAAGGTTATGTTGTGGTTATGTAAGCTTCTGCATATTGCTTCAGATGGGAAAGGGAATGAGTTCAGGAGATGGAGGACCCGGGATCATGTCTTCAGTTTTTACTGTGCCAAGAAGATCAATGACCATGGCAAGTTCATAAGTGTGGTTGCAGTGCAAGGGGTACGTAGAGCAGTTATTATCCTTCCAGAAGTTTCATCCAATGTAGGGTGGAAGGTACTTGCTTTAAAGATAGAAAGGTTCATTAATAGGGAGCCTCCTGCTACACAGAGACAACCTACAGTAGTTCCAGTTGCGAATCTTTCGTACAGAGGTGCTTTCAGGTCCGACAAGTGGGAAGCAAAAGGAGCCTCAACATCATCGTCCGAGAACCGGTCGAAAGTACAATGCATAGTGATGAATGGTCATGTTATAGGTGATGAAGACGTGTTGAGCAGGTGTCTGATCGGGAGCTTCGCAATCAACAAGGAGGTGCCTACTCTTTCTGATATCCAGAGATGGGCTAGCAACAAATGGAATGCAATTCCAGGGGTCCAGATGTATGAGTTACATGGGACAAAATTCTTATTTGAGTTTCCTTCCAGAAAATTAGCTGAACACACTAAACTTGGGGAATGGAGTTGgagaaataatttattgagtCTTGATTGGTTGTCGCCGGTTGCAGAGTATTTACCGGCCACTGCCAATCTCGAGTGGGTGTGGATAAGAGTATTGGGATTACCACTCCATCTATGGTCACAATGAATTTTCAAGGAGATCGATGATAGATGTGGTGGTTGGATCAAAACAGAGGAAGAAACTTCTCTGCGTAACCATCTTAAATGGGCTAGTCTAAAAGTGAAGGGCCTAGTTGCAGCAGTTCCTAGTAGCATTGAGGtagaaaaaaatagaattatcTTCATAATTCCATTTGGTGTGAGGCGCCGGTGATATGGAGATTTGTTTCAGAGGTTTCAGCGGTGAACAGGGGAGACACAAACAGTAACTATGATATAGGGGTTAAAAGGGGTGATGGAATCATGGCCTAGTGGATAAAGAGGTGCAAGTTGGGAAGTATTCAACTGGGCCACAAGGTATGGGCCAAGGGAGTTTTTAAATTTCTGGGTCTAATTGTGGGTCATTAAAGAGTCCAGATATGGGAATTAAAAATAGATTGGGTTCTATTAATAAGCCCGACCCAATGAAAACAGAGATATTAGCGAACATTAGCACAAGGGAATCACTTGCTATGGTTGCACTGATGGAGAGAGAAGAAGATATCTGCAACACAGAATCAACAGAACTAATGAACGTGCAAGGGTTTGAGGAAATGGCTAGATCAACATGTCGTGAAAGAGAAACTACTCCATTTTCTTCTCCTATTTCTGTTACAAAGAAACTGTAAGATGTAGTAGTACATGAGGAACCCACAGAAGTAATGAGCATGCAAGGTGAGGAGCAGATGGGTAGAGCATCTTGCTCTCAGAGAGAAATTATtccattttcttctctttcttctggATTAAACcaattgatggatgaagaagaccaCGAGACATGGTCCGTGGATGATGCATAACCTCTAGATGTGCAATTTATCGAGGCAGAGATAGAGGCTTCTTTGTGGGTTCATAAATACGTTCTAAAATTGAGCAAGACTTACGAGGTAAATTTTCAAGGTTGTGAAAGGAAAGCTCTAGAGCTGTTTCTCAAAATTGATAGGCATAGACAAGAGTTGAGGAAGGCGTCAACAATGAAGATGTGCACgactccaaaaagaaaaaaagggagttTGGAGGTTCAGAATTTAGTGTTCAATATGAATTTTCCGGAGTCAAGCTCTAGGAATAGAGGGAAATCTATTAGCAATGTGTATCAACGAAGGTCAATATTATCTCTTGGAACGTTAGGGGATTAAATCATGTTAACAAAAGAAGAGTGGTGAAACTATTAATTAAGAATTGGAAGGCAGACATTTATTGTCTTCAAGAATCCAAGCTTGAAGGGGATGTACAGGGGTATGTGAAACAGATATGGGGTTATAGATGGGTAAAATTTGGGTGTCTAGAGGCTAGCGGTACAAGAGGGCATTTTGCTATTATGGGATAGCAAAGTATGGAGGGGGGAAGTAGTCAATATTGGGAGTTATTCCATAACCTGTAGTTTCTTTTCTATAAATCAAAAACTTTCATGGCATTTATCTGTGGTATATGGGCCTTATTGTAGAATAGAGAGGGAGAATGTTTGGTGGGAGTTAGCTAATTTTAGGGGAGTTTTTGAAGGGCCTTGAGTTGTTTGTGGTGATTTTAACGTTACAAGATTTATGGAGGAAAGAAGGGGATACAATAGAATTTCAAGAGCTATAAGAGAGTTTACTGATTTTGTAGAGGATTTAGAGTTTATTGATCCACCACTTGAAGAGAAAATTTACACATAGAGCAGGGGAGTTAATTCTCGTATAGCGtcgagattggataggtttatgTTCTCGGTTGACTGGCATGAAAAGTTTAGGAATGTCAAACAAGTTATTCTTCCAAAAGTTTTCTCAGATCATTCTCCTATTTCTATGCAATGTGGGGTTTGGGAGAACACAAAATCctattttaagtttgaaaattggtGGTTGGGAAAGAGGAGTTCAAGGATAAAATAGCTTCCTGGTGGATTTATTTTGATGTACAGGGCAGACCTGATTATGTTCTAGCCAAAAAACTCAGGTTGTTGATAGTTAAGCTGAAAGAATGGAGGACAGGTCAAGGGAAAAATTTGGAGGTTCTGAAAACTATCTGTTTGAACAAAATTCTTGTACTAGATGTGGTTCAAGAATCCAAGGATCTTTCTGAAGATGAGTCGGTGCAAAAGGCTAGCCTAGTCATAGAATTGGAAGAGATTGCCAAAAATGAGGAGTTAATTTAGAGGCAGAAATCAAGAGTTCAATGGTTAAAACAAGAGTATCGAAATACTAAATATTTTCAGAGGATTGCAAATGCCCACAGAAGGTTCAACAACATTGACAAGCTCAACATTAATGGGATACAAGTGGATGAAAAGGAAGTTATAAAGGGTGAGATCTTAGCTTTTTATCAGCACTTATACACTGAATCTGAAGCATGGAGGCCAGAGTTAAATTTTTCAGATTGTCCTAGAATTAGTGAGGCAGAGAAGCAATGGCTACAGAGGGAGTTTGAAGAGCAAGAAATCATTGAGGGATTGAAGGATTGTGCAGCAGACAAAGCTCCGGAGTTTGAAGAGCAAGAAATCATAAGGGATTCAATGCTGGAAGGTGGTGAAAGAAGATTTGATGAATACTTTTCAAAACTTCCACTCACAGGAATTGTTTGAGAAGAGCTTTAATGCTACTTATGTAGCATTAATTCCAAAGAAGGCTGGGGCGATGGAACTAAAAGATTACAGACCTATAAGTCTCATAACTAGTCTGTATAAGATCATTTCAAAGGTGTTGACAAAGAGATTGAAGACAGTCATTCACAAACTGGTTGACACTCAACAAATGGCTTTTATCAAAGGTAGGCAGACCATGGATGCATCCCTAATAGCAAACGAATGTGTTGATTACAGGGTTAAAAGTAAGATCGTTGGGATCCTTGGCAAACTGGATATTGAGAAGGACTATGACCATATAAACTGAAACTATTTTATGAAAACTCTGAAGAATATGGGCTTTGGAAGCAAGTGGATCAAATGGATAGGTTTCTGCATCAGCACTGTTAAGTTTTCCATTCTAGTTAATGGTTCTCCAGATGGTTTCTTTTTCTTTACAGAGAGGGCTAAGGCAAGAAGACCCTctgtttcctttcctttttataATTGTAATGGAAGGTCTGAATAGTATGATTAAGAAGGCAAATCGGGATAGGTTGATAAGGGATTTCAAGGCAGTGAATAATGTCAGTAGCAATCTAGAGATTACTCATCTACTTTATGCGGATGATTCTTTGGTGTTCTGTGATGCTAAAGAAGAGCAAGTTAGACATCTGAGGTTGATCTTATCTGTCTTTGAAGCTGTCTCACAGTTACATGTCAATTGGAGTAAGTAACAGGTGTACACAATTAATGAGGTCACCAACATTCAAAGATTGGCAGGGGTGCTAGGTTGTCAAGTGAGAAATCTCCCAACAACATATTTGTGGATGCCCTTGAGAGCAAAAAATAGATCCCAGGAATTATGGAATGAGGTGTTGGAGAGGTGTGAAAAGAAACTTGCTATATGGAAAGGAAATTATCTTTCTCTTGGATGGAGGATTACTTTAGTCAATAGTGTACTAGATGTTCTTCCTACTTACATGATGTCTCTTTTCCCAATTCCTGTAAAAGTTGAGATAAGAGTGGATGCTTTAAGGAGGAAATTCATATGGCAAGGGAAAAAGGAGAAGAAGGCCTACAATTTGGTAAAATAGAGCATTTTGCTTAAAAGCAAGAGGGGTGGAGGTTTGGGAATCAGACAACATAACAAGAGTTTACATATGAAGTGGCTATGGAGATTTTCTCTGGAGGATCAAGCTTTATGGAGAAAGGTTATCTGTGAAAAATATGGGGCAGATGGAAGGTGGTGTACAGCAGGAGCTTCTAGACCCTATGGTGTAAGTGTATGGAAGTCAATTAGAAATTTATGGCCAGGATTTATCAGCAATGTTAGAAACAAAGTGGGGAATGACAATAAAACTTCTTTCTGGAATGATGATTGGATTGGTAATGGACCTCTTAAAGAGGTTTTTCCATATTTGTTCACTATAGTGCAACAACCGCAAACTACTGTGGCTGAGGTATGGAGTATGCAGGGGTGGAATGTTACATTCAGAAGGTTCCTCAATGACTGGGAGGTTACGAGAGTGATTGAATTCTACAAATTGTTGGATGGCTTTAAGGGCATCACAGAAGAAGAGGACATGCTTATATGGAAAGAAACAACGGAGGAGTATATACTGTAAAGTCAGCATATGGAATCTTAAATAGCTCTGGTCACATGAACAATGGGACATGGCACTGGAAGCACATCTGGAAGGTGAAAATCCCTTTTAAAGTGCCTTACTTTTGTTGGCTTGTAGTCAAAGAGGTTGTTCTAACTCATGACTATTTAATGAGGAGAGGAATgcttatgtgttccaaatgtttcTTGTGTAGAAAAGAGATTGAAACAAACAACCACCTCTTTTTACATTGCAAAGTAACTAGTAGGTTGTGGTATTTTTCATGAGTATAAAAGGTGTGAAATGGGCAATACCTAGGACAACTGCAGAAATGTTAGCTTGTTGGAATGACCCTGGTATTCTACTGAGGCAGAAGTGTGATCACCTAATTTTTGATCATATTTGAATTTTTTCATCACTTTTTAGTTGgtaaatatttttaaagcttttgttttatctttttgtatgtttttaagaaaattaaaaataaaaaaaaatatttttagataattagtcttcttttaattttttaaatatattttattagtatattttttgttagTCTAAAGACTttctataaataaatattaaatatttagtACTTTAATCCTTTGGTTAGTAAGAAGTAGTATTTTACACTATTTACCAATTatctctaaataaataaataaataagagtaAAAAAAAATGAACGAAAAGGTGGCACAACGATGTGGCCTTGAAAATTTTGCACAAAACTTGCACATGCACTTTTCCCAATTGGCTACCCATTTTTCAAAAGCTCACATGGGGTAGGAATCCAATTTCTCCTTCCCCAATTTTCATTCTACTATACATATAACAAAAAGTCAAAGAGGGGGGAGGAAAGTCAAAAAGGAGAGGAGGAAAGAGAGGGGATccgagagagaagaaaaaagagaggaagttAGATCTGGGGACAGAGACCAGAGAGAGAAGAAAACGTagcacaaaaatatatatatatactacaaatgGATCTTATCTTTTTTATAGGGAGATACCATTCATAACACTCATTTTTTCACCATTAAAATCACCTCTAAAACTCCATATACCAATAACTTAACACCGCTGCCAAACACTACTACTTCTTCATAAAAGCCAATTGGGAGCTCAGctaaaaatcaacccattttccaccCAAAAGCAGTCCCTAAATCAACACTCCAAACCCAGCAAAAAGAAAATAGTCCATAAATTATAACTTTTAAACCTAAAATCAAGCTAAAAAGAAAACCCAGCTATAGCAACACCATGAAACAACCTTTAAATCATCGTTGTTATTAGAGTTTCGGTCGAGGTTTAGTCAACTGCGAGATTTTCAACCACTGATTTTGGTTCGAAGCCGGCTTTGGTCTTTAAAGTTTCAAAGGGTGTTGACGTCATAGTCTTTGACGTAAAGGTCCACTTTTACTCTCATTGTAATTCTTCTGTTTCCTTTAATAATCATAAATTGGTAAgctttattattaatattttagtGCTTAAATTTGTGCTCTACTGAACAATGTACTTTATGTTACTGTTCTGTTAACTTGATGTGattgtattgttgtttaaagCATTTCCATTTTAGGATTATCTCTATGCTTGATTATAGGAATAATAGGGACTTAATAGTAATATCTTTAGTTACAATTATATCTAAATGCTACACTTCTCCCCAACAAATTTTATAATTTATGactttacaataatctcaaacttaggatTTGAACACTCATAAATACCGCTAGTACACTTTTAGGCGCATTTTAAACTTATTATCGTGATTATCTATACGTCCgagtgacataattatgatttttaaaataaatcaaggtacgcgttcgcgcgactttggcCAAAAATAATCTTAGTAAATAATAAAGCGggattaattgtgtacacgtgcgcgtgacagaATTTTAGCGCATTAAATAAAACGAATTTACACACATGTGatccgtttcaaagataatttcatattttaataattaaaaacggatagataaaatatgaaaccaataaatcacagtatGTCCAAAATTAAtccaagccaagttgtagtcaataaagcgaccgtgctagaaccatgggactcggggaatgtcttacaccttctccccggttaataaaattccttacccgCACTTTATTTTCGcaaaccaataataatagagtcaaatcttcctttgactagagattcaaataaaaggtgacttgaaacacccaaaaaattaatttcaagtgacgactctataaataaaataatctatattcaagtttgtcactttaattggagaaactctttaacccacaatctaTAATAACATAATATATCTTTTggggggtagaaaaggggtgtgatagCTATGGCGACTATGTTGAGGActctcaagaattcgagcttgtacattgactttatttggctttattaatttttgtatatactgtgatttatttgggcctaatgtgctatttgtccgttttttaccgctttgatattattgaattGTACATATAAACGGTCTTCTCTCGCACTCCTATGAGTCTTCTTGAATTTAAATTGGGAATTGGCTTGACatagcccgctttctttgagatagccgaggtgcttgttacccggtgaaggattttagtcacatATGTTTTAGGTGGGGAGCAGCAAAGCTGGTGAaccttctgtattcccggtacgctgcccccctcggctcgagttgtctgctcgggtaagccaggtctagaacaacacACCTAGGatctaaacctagaataacatagcctcatgccggatccctagtaggaacgtttatttgcatcacgtgcatttgactttggggactcaacacaagggttgggtccgtctaggacacgTGTACCCAATttgaaagaccatcctgatgcatttttacgtgctacttgtgtatATGTTTGTTTCGTCTTGCAtattgaccggcttctagaatagggaaaggaaaccaaaaaaaatcaagagtgaggtaggagagAAAATTTATCCGATTTCTGAAAAATCCAGGTATTTGAAAATCCCGAAACTttgtcgaaattttgaaaaacaaaaagagaaagaaaagtcatttcaaaataagccaATATTTTTAAAAGTCATATGTTTTTTTGTTGTGTAAAAACTgatcgaactacgcgggtctgattctcaccggatgtgagatacgtaggcaaatctcatcagttccggcccccaatttttaaaaatctaaaaatattttcctttaatttcttctttaaaagtctttctttgagacgtcaaatccaaaaatacaaaaatattttcttccttttttaaaagtctttctccaaaaaaaacaaaaatcaaaattcaattttttttctttctttcgaaaataatgaaaaaataaaaaaaataaaaaataaaaatccaaaattattttctttattgtttagaagtctttctttcgaaaatttcgaataaaaaaaaattaaaatctaaaatattttccttgttaggagcttttgtggtatgattttaaaaaaagatggttgataaataaattagaaaaagagttagcttatttactttatttctggTATCCCTGATctatgcaagatctgattcatgttcccacatgatacgtaggcaacccacgtcaggttcgatcgaatgattttgaaaaaagaaaaaaaaaagaggggaagAGTGTGTTCATTCTAACATGCTTGttattttgaaataaaagctAGTTAAAGATGGTTGGTTTGTTGGTTTGCCATGGTGAATCACGAAAATAATCCTGGATCACTCTATCATCATCTTCTCAACCGAAGGAACAAGAACCACTATTGTTGATCCAACTAAGGTCACGAAAAGGCAAGTAGACAAGTTGGTGATAAAAATGGAGGCAAATATTGGCTGACTTCTACCAGTTTTGAGCAACAGGACATGCTCTGCTTGGATGATCTGTGATGATAGGGAGACATCAGAATTCGTCCAAGTTATTTGACAAATTAGTTAATGTGAAAGTTCTCATGCTGTAAGTCCTAAAATTCGATAGCCAATATAGGGAACGGTTTGATCAAAAGTCACAATTTGAGTGTTGAATCCATAGAAATTAAAATGGTTGAATGTCGTAGTAATGCTGATGTGCAAGTCCATGACTAAGATGTCGCTTAGTAACTGGAAAGTCACTCCTCTTTTAGCCATTAAGGAGACATGGTAGCTTATTTTgtcctcttttcttcttctttttgtgttatcggACCATGCTATCCTTTATTCAataaaaaaatagtcagtcatttTATGTCCATTTTTTTTGCATAGTTCTTTTCAcgctagttctagtgacatgacatgcatgcagaatTTTGGCCAGATCCTAGAAAACTTATTTAGTCTTGAACTGGTTAACTGATAACAAgacacttttgaggatgaatacaCAGTTGAAACACTTTGGAATTAAGCTCGGTTCAAATTCATGTGGAACTAGG is from Nicotiana tabacum cultivar K326 chromosome 18, ASM71507v2, whole genome shotgun sequence and encodes:
- the LOC107792821 gene encoding uncharacterized protein LOC107792821, whose translation is MEGLNSMIKKANRDRLIRDFKAVNNVSSNLEITHLLYADDSLVFCDAKEEQVRHLRLILSVFEAVSQLHVNWRVLGCQVRNLPTTYLWMPLRAKNRSQELWNEVLERCEKKLAIWKGNYLSLGWRITLVNSVLDVLPTYMMSLFPIPVKVEIRVDALRRKFIWQGKKEKKAYNLWLWRFSLEDQALWRKVICEKYGADGRWCTAGASRPYGVSVWKSIRNLWPGFISNVRNKVGNDNKTSFWNDDWIGNGPLKEVFPYLFTIVQQPQTTVAEVWSMQGWNVTFRRFLNDWEVTRVIEFYKLLDGFKGITEEEDMLIWKETTEEYIL